In a genomic window of Prinia subflava isolate CZ2003 ecotype Zambia chromosome W unlocalized genomic scaffold, Cam_Psub_1.2 scaffold_2cwr_NEW, whole genome shotgun sequence:
- the MFAP3L gene encoding microfibrillar-associated protein 3-like isoform X2: MGSEKRRLNRPLLRFSEAGWKEKGKLIWDAVVLQGKRAKNCSELGVIWKKAVNTLQTFTANSKTAILATEKTFPCLSGSKTSLSEPKEMKKLSKIMRFFGLHSVHSAHSESEDVAPFCSSHAIQGQEMPSPAPKQNESNQEVPQLPDPRGVVIDEKAGGAEGGAGRAQVMQQGGGSQGSAGSKAVLESSSQEKELTSSHVITTEMAAPMSAPEKPDPARLKASAPLQSASTKSITLSVLFDTGVSNPTINQLHWPTDWCLRSPYPPSVSAEPVSIVFEDKQSIVTRPYVMPVPRELPGLLGRDGQNI, from the coding sequence ATGGGTTCAGAAAAACGAAGGTTGAATCGGCCGTTGCTTCGCTTTAGTGaagcaggatggaaggaaaaaggaaaattaatatgGGACGCTGTGgttttacaaggaaaaagagcaaagaattGTTCAGAATTAGgtgtaatttggaaaaaagcagtaaataccttgcaaacattcacTGCGAACAGTAAAACTGCAATTTTAGCCACAGAAAAGACGTTTCCCTGTCTTTCTGGTTCAAAAACGTCCCTCTCTGAGccaaaagagatgaaaaagctGTCTAAAATAATGAGGTTTTTTGGTCTGCATTCCGTACATTCTGCGCATTCCGAGAGTGAGGACGTAGCTCCCTTTTGTTCGTCCCATGCAATCCAAGGGCAGGAAAtgccttctccagctcccaAGCAGAATGAAAGCAACCAGGAAGTgcctcagctgccagacccAAGGGGCGTGGTGATAGACGAGAAGGCAGGCGGGGCCGAAGGCGGAGCAGGGAGGGCgcaagtgatgcagcaaggaggcggatctcagggcagtgctggaagcaAGGCGGTGTTAGAGTCCtcctcacaggaaaaggagctgacgTCATCACATGTGATCACAACAGAGATGGCTGCGCCTATGTCAGCCCCCGAGAAACCGGACCCAGCTCGATTGAAGGCTTCTGCACCCCTGCAGTCTGCATCAACGAAATCTATCACTCTATCAGTACTTTTTGACACGGGTGTGAGCAATCCTACTATAAATCAACTGCACTGGCCGACGGACTGGTGTTTGAGATCTCCTTACCCGCCTTCAGTGAGTGCAGAGCCTGTCAGTATCGTCTTTGAAGACAAACAAAGCATCGTAACTCGACCTTATGTCATGCCAGTGCCCAGGGAGCTTCCAGGATTGTTAGGCAGAGATGGTCAAAACATATAA
- the MFAP3L gene encoding microfibrillar-associated protein 3-like isoform X1 — protein MDIQNSHHFLYVLPTTRLVILLAALTTAEDVSNSTFNRTDTHTRAAPVVISCIDHIIVKEGHSALIDCNVQGSPSPRYRWYNSNGHLLQEEENKGKWWFLDNGLLNITCVSFEDRGKYTCVASNMYGSVNNTVTLRVVFTSGDMGIYYMIVCLVAFTVVMILNITRLCMMSSHLKKTEKAINEFFRTEGAEKLQKAFEIAKRIPIITSAKTLELAKVTQFKTMEFARYIEELARSVPLPPLIMNCRTIMEEIMEVVGLEEQGQNFVRQAAEGQETTETDELYMIPNALTRSESPTADSDASSLHEPPQQIAIKVSVHPLSKKDCMDGQSQESMQLDTKEEDTPQTPAFPADPPPEPSAELSSDNTALANDKNTCVIYESHV, from the exons ATGGACATACAGAACAGCCACCACTTTTTGTACGTTCTGCCTACCACACGCCTTGTCATCTTATTAGCAGCTCTGACCACTGCTGAGGATGTGAGTAACAGCACTTTCAACCgcactgacacacacacacgggcCGCGCCTGTGGTGATCTCCTGCATCGACCACATCATAGTCAAGGAGGGCCATAGTGCCTTGATCGACTGCAATGTCCAAGGGAGTCCCAGTCCACGTTACAGATGGTACAATTCCAATGGCCACCTGCTCCAGGAAGAGGAGAATAAAG GAAAATGGTGGTTTCTTGACAATGGGCTACTAAACATTACTTGCGTGTCATTTGAAGACAGAGGTAAATACACGTGTGTCGCATCTAATATGTACGGCAGTGTTAACAATACTGTGACGCTGAGGGTTGTTTTTACCTCTGGAGATATGGGAATCTATTACATGATTGTCTGCCTTGTTGCTTTTACTGTTGTTATGATACTGAACATTACTCGGTTATGTATGATGAGCAGTCATCTGAAGAAAACCGAGAAAGCAATCAATGAATTCTTCAGAACAGAAGGGGCAGAGAAACTTCAGAAGGCCTTTGAGATTGCAAAGCGTATCCCAATTATCACATCAGCCAAAACGCTCGAGCTTGCCAAAGTAACCCAGTTCAAGACCATGGAATTTGCTCGCTATATTGAAGAGCTTGCTCGGAGCGTACCTTTGCCACCTCTCATCATGAACTGCAGGACTATAATGGAAGAAATTATGGAGGTTGTCGGTTTGGAGGAGCAAGGACAGAATTTTGTACGGCAGGCGGCAGAAGGTCAGGAAACCACTGAAACAGATGAGCTTTATATGATCCCAAATGCTTTGACGCGCAGTGAATCTCCCACAGCTGACTCGGACGCATCGTCACTGCATGAGCCACCTCAACAGATTGCAATAAAAGTGTCAGTTCACCCATTGTCCAAAAAGGACTGCATGGATGGTCAGTCACAGGAAAGCATGCAGTTGGACACCAAGGAAGAAGACACTCCTCAAACACCAGCATTTCCTGCAGACCCCCCTCCCGAGCCTTCTGCTGAACTCAGTTCTGATAACACAGCATTGGCTAATGACAAAAATACGTGTGTTATATATGAAAGCCATGTATGA